Proteins found in one Triticum urartu cultivar G1812 chromosome 4, Tu2.1, whole genome shotgun sequence genomic segment:
- the LOC125551883 gene encoding nuclear poly(A) polymerase 3-like, giving the protein MVLDRPVGRPVFRKPERRTLAPPRGTGPPPPPPIPPTPGVYLRGPPPLPPPGAIPPRPIVVCLDLARMKQMDSSRSSSLMKFLEDTGVSPSEEETRRRERVILELHKIVMDWAKMVAFNQGGKPWITSGTVLTFGSYDLGAYGPESDIDAVCVGPCIASLQHHFFVVLRQMLEARPEVSDLHSIESARVPLMRFKFNGVSVDFPYAQLPVINAAEAIHANDPRLLEKVDEASWRCLSGVRVNRQIMQLVPNMKKFQLLLRCLKLWARKRGIHCHLVGFFAGIHLAVLGAYVCRRHPNATANTLLCRFFEIFSHWPWPLPVSLHDQTPLWSPDGCSLMPIVMPCYPPEFCASNVTKSTFNKIKEELWRGLSLTKDTSSVDVDWNWIFAPFPYAAKYKHFLRIVLSAPTTEELRDWVGWVKSRFRGLILKLESLNIGCDPNPSEQVDHTIGEPNAVFLWGLIMYSNTQICTTSLKKDFMRSVTNNIYGKEKCAHSDIELSVVGMPQVPKSMSDHSAYLQKLPNLPPRMLGYPPMRQGCNAVG; this is encoded by the exons ATGGTGCTCGACCGCCCCGTCGGGCGCCCGGTCTTCCGCAAGCCCGAGCGCCGAACCCTAGCCCCGCCGCGTGGTACGGGCCCTCCGCCTCCCCCGCCGATTCCGCCCACGCCGGGGGTGTACCTTCGGGGGCCTCCTCCGCTTCCGCCCCCCGGGGCCATCCCACCGCGCCCGATCGTCGTCTGCCTCGATCTCGCCAGGATGAAGCAAATGGATTCCTCCCGGAGCTCTTCTCTTATGAAG TTCCTTGAGGATACGGGGGTTTCGCCCTCGGAGGAGGAAACCCGGAGGAGGGAGAGGGTCATACTCGAACTCCACAAG ATAGTTATGGATTGGGCGAAAATGGTGGCGTTCAACCAGGGGGGGAAACCTTGGATCACATCAGGCACGGTGTTGACCTTTGGCTCCTATGATTTAGGG GCATATGGACCTGAATCTGATATTGATGCAGTCTGTGTTGGTCCTTGCATTGCATCACTACAA CATCATTTCTTCGTTGTCCTGCGACAAATGCTTGAAGCAAGGCCAGAAGTATCAGACTTGCATTCTATTGAAAGTGCTAGGGTTCCGTTGATGCGCTTTAAATTCAACGGTGTGTCAGTTGATTTTCCATACGCCCAGCTGCCAGTTATCAATGCTGCAGAG GCTATACATGCAAATGATCCCCGTTTGCTAGAGAAAGTTGACGAGGCAAGCTGGAGATGTCTATCTGGAGTTCGTGTTAATAGACAAATCATGCAATTAGTTCCAAATATGAAG AAATTTCAACTTTTGTTGCGCTGCCTTAAACTCTGGGCAAGAAAAAGAGGAATTCATTGCCAT CTAGTTGGCTTCTTTGCTGGAATTCATTTGGCAGTTCTCGGAGCATATGTTTGCCGCAGACATCCAAATGCTACTGCCAATACTTTGTTGTGTAGGTTCTTTGAGATATTTTCTCACTGGCCTTGGCCTCTTCCGGTGTCTTTGCATGACCAAACACCTCTTTGGAGTCCTGATGGGTGCTCTCTCATGCCCATAGTGATGCCCTGTTATCCACCAGAATTTTGTGCCTCTAATGTCACAAAAAGCACTTTCAACAAAATCAAAGAAGAGCTTTGGCGGGGTTTATCTTTGACCAAG GATACAAGTAGTGTTGATGTCGACTGGAATTGGATTTTTGCGCCGTTTCCATATGCTGCAAAATATAAGCACTTCCTTCGCATAGTTCTCTCAGCTCCGACAACTGAAGAGTTACGTGATTGGGTTGGATGGGTGAAATCACGATTCCGCGGCCTTATTCTCAAG CTGGAAAGCCTTAACATTGGTTGTGACCCAAATCCCTCAGAGCAAGTGGATCATACCATTGGTGAGCCAAATGCTGTATTCTTGTGGGGTCTCATCATGTATAGTAATACTCAGATCTGTACAACTTCTCTCAAAAAGGACTTCATGAGAAGCGTCACCAACAACATCTATGGAAAGGAAAAGTGTGCTCATTCGGACATAGAATTGTCTGTTGTCGGTATGCCTCAGGTGCCTAAAAGCATGTCTGATCATTCGGCCTACTTACAGAAACTGCCGAATCTGCCACCGCGAATGCTGGGCTACCCACCGATGAGGCAGGGCTGCAATGCAGTTGGTTAA